The genomic DNA GGAGCGGTTGGTCAGGCACCTCGACCACGCCCTCCGGACACCGCTGACCATGGTCAACGGAGCCGCGGGTGCCGGCAAGACCCTGCTGGTCGCCGACTGGGCCGCGGGGCAGGACCGGTCCGTCGCCTGGCTCACCACCGACGCGGCGGACCAGGGGTGCGGAACGTTCTGGGCGTACCTGCTCCAGGCCCTGCGCGCCTGTGATGTGCCGCTGCCCGCCGAGGTCGGCTTCCCCGCGGACGCGAACCGCGTGGACCACACGCTGCTGGCGCGACTCGCCGCCGACCTGAGTGTCCGGGACCGGCCCGTGGTGGTGGTGCTCGACGAATACGACCGGGTGACCGACCCGGAGATCGCGGACCAGCTGGAGTTCGTCCTGCACCACGCGGGTCGGGGCATGCGCCTGATCTTCGTCACCCGCACCGAGCCGTTGCTGCCGCTGCACCGTTACCGGGCGGCCGGCGACATGACGGAGATCAGGGACGCGGAGCTGGCCTTCACCCCCGAGGAAGCGGCCGCGCTGCTCGAACTGCACGGTCTGCGCCTTTCGGTGCACGCGGCGCGCGGCCTCGTCGAACGCACCCGAGGGTGGGCCGCCGGACTACGGCTGTGCGCCCTGGCCGCGCAGGAGCGCCCGGATCCGGAGACGTATCTGAAGGAGTTCGAGGCCGACCGCAGCACCGTCGCCGACTTCCTGCTGGCGGAGGTGCTCAAACGGCAGCCCCCCCAGACGCAGGACCTCCTGCTGCGCGTCAGCGTCCTCGAGCGCTTCTGTCCCGAGCTGGCGAACGCGCTGACGGACCGCAGCGACGCGGAGGCCATTCTGGCCGGGCTGCACCGCGAGAACGCGTTCGTCGAGCACCTCGGGCACGCGTGGTACCGCCTCCACCCGCTGTTCGGGGAGATTCTCCGCGCCCATCTGCGGGTGCGCCTTCCCGGCCTGGAGCCCGAACTCCACCGGCGGGCCGCGCAGTGGCTGCGGCGCTCCGGATCCCTCGCGGAGACGCTCGGCCACGGTGCCGCCGCCGGTGACTGGGAGTTCACTGCCGGTGCCCTCGTCGACGACCTCGCCATCGGTCAGCTCTTCACCGGCCTTCGCTCCGACGACCTGGCCGAGCTGTTCTCCCGGATGGGGCCCGAAGCCACGAGCCCCGCGACGGAGCTCGTACGCGCGGCCCGTGACCTGTCCCGGGGTGACCTCGACCGCGGCCTGACCCATCTGCGGCACGCCGAGCAGAGCCTGGCCGGGGAACGGATGCCGACGGGGGATGACTCGGCCGGCCTGGCGGCGGCCCGGCTGAGCTGTGCTCTGCTGGAAGCCCTGGCGGCCCGCCTGACCGGTTCGCCGGGCAGGGCGGAGGCGGCCGCGGAGGCGGCCGGGAAACTCCAGGAGGAGGTGTCCTCGCATCTCCTGGACGAGCATCCCGAACTCACCGCCCTCCTGCTGACGCACCTTGGTTCGGCGCGGCTGTGGGCCGGGTGCTTCAAGGACGCGCGTGCCGCCCTGACCACGGTGGCAGCCTGCTCCGGGGGAGCTTCGACGGCGCTCCCGCGCGAGGAGTCCCTGGGCCACCTGGCCCTGATCGACTACCTGAACGGCTGGCTCGGCAGGGCGGAGCGCAAGGCCCTGGCGGCGCTGGGCGAGACGGAGCGATTCAGCCTGCCGCAGGCGTCCGGCTCCGGCATCGGACTGCTGGTCCTGGCCGCCGTGGCCGTCGACCGCAACGAACTGGGTGAGGCCCAGGCCCTCCTCGACGCGGCGGCCGACACGCACCGCGCGATGCGGGACCCGGTGAGGGAAGCGGGGCGGGCCATCGCCACCGCACGTCTGCTGCTGGCCCGCGGCAACCCGCACGCCGCGATCGAGGCGGCCGGACCGGCCGTCGCCGCGGACGTGGTCTCCCCCTGGGCGGAGGGGCACACGGCGCTGGTGGCCTCCGCCGCACACCTGGCCGAAGGCCGGCCGGAGGCGGCCGCGGAGTTGCTGCAAGCGGTGCCCGACGACCAGCCGGCGTGTGCGGTGGGGGCCGCGCGGGCCCAGCTCGCCGCGGGCAATCCCGGCGCGGCGATCGACCTGCTCGACCGGTTGCACCCCAAGGGCCGTATCGGCCCGGGGGTGACCGTCCGGGCCTCGCTGGTGCGGGCGCAGGCCGCGGACGCGGCGGGGGACTCCGCCACCTCGCGCAGGCTGGTTGCCCAGGCCCTCCAGGAGGCACGGCGTGAGCGGCTGCGGCGCCCCTTCCTCGAAGCCGGACCGTGGATCCGTCCGTTGCTGGGCACGGCGCCACTGCGCGGGCTGGCCGCGGGCTGGCTCGCCCCCGGCCCGCCGCCACACGGCGGGCCCCGGCCCGTGGACCAACCGCCGGCGCCGGTCGTGGAGGAGCTGAGTGGCCGCGAGCGCGAGGTGCTGCAACGGCTGGCCGAGATGATGTCGACGGAAGAGATCGCCGCCGATCTGTATGTGTCGGTGAACACGGTCAAGACCCACCTCAAAAGCGTCTACCGGAAGTTGGCGGTGAACCGGCGCCACGACGCGGTGCGCCGGGCGCGCGAGCTGCGGCTGCTGTGACCACGGCCCTGTGGGGGCCGGGCCGCATGACGGACCGCCGAGGCCCCCGCGGCTGGGCAGGCGCCTTCGCGGCTCGTCCGGCTCGCCCGTGGCGGGTGAGGCGCAGGGGGAGTTCTGCGGATGCGATGGGGGTGGCGGCAGGGCACGCGCCGGCCGCTGCCCGGCCGGCCGCGCCGGCGCGCCGGGCCGACTCGGCGAGGTGGACATCGTGACGCACTGGCGGGCGCTGATCGTCCTGGGCACGGCCCAGTTCCTGATGGTCCTCGACACCTCGGTCATGAACGTGTCCATCAGTCAACTGGTCGAGGACTTCGACACCGAGGTCACCGCCATCCAGGCCGT from Streptomyces avermitilis MA-4680 = NBRC 14893 includes the following:
- a CDS encoding LuxR C-terminal-related transcriptional regulator → MAGLEENGSEPTAPRADPQGDPFLRTRFALPTRPGTFLRRERLVRHLDHALRTPLTMVNGAAGAGKTLLVADWAAGQDRSVAWLTTDAADQGCGTFWAYLLQALRACDVPLPAEVGFPADANRVDHTLLARLAADLSVRDRPVVVVLDEYDRVTDPEIADQLEFVLHHAGRGMRLIFVTRTEPLLPLHRYRAAGDMTEIRDAELAFTPEEAAALLELHGLRLSVHAARGLVERTRGWAAGLRLCALAAQERPDPETYLKEFEADRSTVADFLLAEVLKRQPPQTQDLLLRVSVLERFCPELANALTDRSDAEAILAGLHRENAFVEHLGHAWYRLHPLFGEILRAHLRVRLPGLEPELHRRAAQWLRRSGSLAETLGHGAAAGDWEFTAGALVDDLAIGQLFTGLRSDDLAELFSRMGPEATSPATELVRAARDLSRGDLDRGLTHLRHAEQSLAGERMPTGDDSAGLAAARLSCALLEALAARLTGSPGRAEAAAEAAGKLQEEVSSHLLDEHPELTALLLTHLGSARLWAGCFKDARAALTTVAACSGGASTALPREESLGHLALIDYLNGWLGRAERKALAALGETERFSLPQASGSGIGLLVLAAVAVDRNELGEAQALLDAAADTHRAMRDPVREAGRAIATARLLLARGNPHAAIEAAGPAVAADVVSPWAEGHTALVASAAHLAEGRPEAAAELLQAVPDDQPACAVGAARAQLAAGNPGAAIDLLDRLHPKGRIGPGVTVRASLVRAQAADAAGDSATSRRLVAQALQEARRERLRRPFLEAGPWIRPLLGTAPLRGLAAGWLAPGPPPHGGPRPVDQPPAPVVEELSGREREVLQRLAEMMSTEEIAADLYVSVNTVKTHLKSVYRKLAVNRRHDAVRRARELRLL